One region of Exiguobacterium acetylicum genomic DNA includes:
- a CDS encoding ABC transporter substrate-binding protein, which produces MNKKLSKPLSVLMLSGLVLTAACGGGEEEAQVASDPSKLKGKEITVGTWKGTDAEVKAFDELLKNFSDETGVKVKKKVYNDYQTQLQTDLVGGTAPDVFYVDAFLAPELSKQGVLEPLDPYIKEAKKNLGDFYDPAINAFKSDDKLFGLPKDYSTLGLYYNKKLIEDAGFTADDIPTEMEKLPEFLQELKGELPSGVTPAITTSELARHMFVLQSGGTDIVDKEGNAVLAKPDQIAALQPLVDAYQDKLVQRPADLGQGWAGDSFGAEKAAIMIEGNWAISHIKQNFPKVEMGTKEVPTIGGKNKSMMFTVSYSLNSESKEKSAGWAFIDYATSKDGMKTWSEGAGVLPSLKSIATELKLQDDELKAPFVAAGAYATPWQKGDSLSIVAREYNNLLPAALKGDMTLEEAMKKAEKTANKDIKTQLK; this is translated from the coding sequence ATGAATAAGAAATTATCTAAACCATTATCTGTTCTTATGCTATCCGGACTTGTTCTTACAGCCGCATGCGGTGGCGGAGAAGAGGAAGCTCAGGTCGCTTCTGATCCATCTAAGCTCAAGGGTAAGGAAATCACCGTCGGAACGTGGAAAGGGACAGACGCAGAAGTTAAAGCGTTCGATGAATTGTTGAAGAACTTCTCAGACGAGACGGGCGTCAAAGTCAAAAAGAAGGTCTACAACGACTATCAGACACAACTTCAGACCGACCTTGTAGGTGGTACCGCACCTGACGTGTTCTATGTCGATGCGTTCCTCGCTCCCGAACTTTCGAAGCAAGGAGTGCTCGAGCCACTTGATCCATACATCAAAGAGGCCAAGAAAAACTTGGGCGATTTTTATGACCCGGCAATCAACGCCTTCAAGTCCGACGATAAATTGTTCGGACTACCGAAGGACTATTCGACACTCGGTCTCTATTATAACAAGAAGCTAATTGAGGATGCCGGATTCACGGCGGATGACATCCCGACCGAGATGGAAAAGCTGCCTGAATTCTTACAAGAGTTGAAGGGAGAACTGCCATCTGGTGTGACACCAGCCATCACGACCTCTGAACTTGCACGACACATGTTCGTCCTCCAGTCAGGCGGTACGGACATCGTCGATAAAGAAGGGAATGCCGTTTTAGCAAAACCGGACCAAATCGCCGCCCTTCAACCACTCGTAGATGCTTACCAAGATAAACTCGTCCAACGTCCAGCAGACCTTGGTCAAGGCTGGGCAGGGGACTCATTCGGAGCTGAGAAGGCTGCCATCATGATCGAGGGGAACTGGGCAATCTCACATATCAAGCAGAACTTCCCTAAGGTCGAGATGGGGACGAAAGAAGTCCCGACGATCGGAGGGAAAAATAAGTCGATGATGTTCACGGTGTCTTATTCGTTAAACAGCGAATCGAAAGAGAAGTCCGCTGGTTGGGCATTCATCGATTATGCGACTTCGAAGGATGGTATGAAGACCTGGTCAGAGGGAGCAGGAGTCTTACCGTCGCTCAAGTCAATCGCAACGGAGCTGAAGCTACAGGACGACGAATTGAAAGCACCATTCGTCGCAGCGGGAGCATATGCGACACCGTGGCAAAAAGGAGACTCACTCTCGATCGTTGCTCGAGAGTATAACAACCTATTACCAGCTGCCTTAAAAGGCGATATGACGCTTGAAGAAGCCATGAAAAAAGCGGAAAAAACTGCTAACAAGGACATCAAAACGCAATTGAAATAA
- a CDS encoding carbohydrate ABC transporter permease has product MGTQLEINQRTDAASQAPPPKKKESSRSRRESMQGITFMLPTLIILVTFTLLPIAYSLFLSFTRVNLFGGIDFQWVGVENYVNAWNDDRVWTALKNTARYALFVVPLQTAIALLMAAVLNSGIRFQNTFRTIYFLPTLTSSSALTMIFMFLFSLNGPINNVLVSLGFLDAPINFINETDFALTTIMVMNIWSTVPFFMTIYLAGLQDIPASLYEAASLDGANAWQKLTKITVPNLTPVTNYVLLMGIIGCFQLFDQAYIISGGTGGPNNATLTFSLIIYQYAFKTIGTMGYASALAIILTIIIFTVSMLARKLNKEESNY; this is encoded by the coding sequence ATGGGCACACAACTTGAAATCAATCAGCGTACTGATGCAGCGTCGCAAGCACCGCCACCCAAGAAGAAAGAGAGTAGTCGCAGCAGACGCGAGTCGATGCAAGGCATCACATTCATGTTACCGACGCTGATCATCTTGGTGACGTTCACGTTGCTCCCAATTGCGTATTCTCTCTTCTTGTCATTCACACGAGTTAATTTATTCGGGGGAATCGACTTTCAATGGGTCGGTGTCGAGAATTACGTGAATGCTTGGAATGACGACCGGGTCTGGACTGCACTGAAAAATACAGCCCGTTATGCACTATTTGTCGTACCACTTCAGACAGCGATTGCTCTCTTGATGGCTGCGGTCCTCAATTCAGGCATCCGGTTCCAAAATACGTTCCGGACGATTTATTTCTTACCGACACTCACATCGAGTTCGGCACTTACAATGATATTCATGTTTTTATTCAGCTTGAATGGACCAATTAACAATGTGTTAGTATCTCTCGGGTTTCTTGATGCACCAATCAACTTCATCAACGAGACGGACTTCGCACTCACGACCATCATGGTCATGAACATCTGGTCGACGGTCCCTTTCTTCATGACGATCTATCTTGCCGGGTTGCAAGACATCCCGGCATCCCTCTACGAAGCAGCATCGCTCGACGGAGCGAACGCTTGGCAGAAGTTGACGAAGATCACGGTCCCTAACCTGACACCGGTCACGAACTACGTCCTGCTGATGGGGATCATCGGCTGTTTCCAATTGTTCGACCAGGCATACATCATTTCCGGCGGGACCGGTGGACCGAACAATGCGACGCTGACGTTCTCACTCATCATCTATCAGTACGCGTTCAAAACGATCGGAACGATGGGCTACGCATCGGCACTCGCCATCATCCTGACGATCATCATCTTCACGGTGTCGATGCTCGCACGGAAGTTGAACAAAGAAGAGTCCAACTATTAA
- a CDS encoding carbohydrate ABC transporter permease codes for MKKKKWPRIVLYVILISYALVTLYPFLWAVLASFKPYSEIVAGGLSLWPENPTLANFEHIFTKDPLFPRWIMNSFLIATLGTIVNVIFNTMAGYSLARLRFPGRNYLFLLILAVMMVPGQILLIPNYLIMRSLGILDTYSALIIPGAINFSYIFLMRQFFINFPREVEEAAQVDGLNRFQTFWRIVFPMARASVATQAVFVFLGFWNEFLKPLLYITSPEKYTLTLGLQSFQSQNATQWNYIMAASVVSIIPIIILYIMLNKYFMQGLRIGGDK; via the coding sequence ATGAAAAAGAAAAAATGGCCGCGTATCGTGTTGTATGTCATCCTCATCTCCTATGCGCTCGTCACACTGTATCCATTCCTATGGGCAGTGCTCGCATCGTTCAAACCCTATAGCGAGATCGTGGCTGGTGGACTATCACTATGGCCAGAGAACCCTACACTCGCGAACTTCGAACATATCTTCACGAAGGATCCACTGTTCCCACGATGGATCATGAACTCGTTCTTGATCGCGACGCTCGGGACGATCGTGAACGTCATCTTCAATACGATGGCTGGCTATTCACTCGCTCGTCTCCGCTTTCCAGGAAGAAACTACCTGTTCCTGTTGATTCTCGCGGTCATGATGGTGCCGGGACAGATTCTGCTCATCCCGAACTATCTAATCATGCGTTCGCTCGGAATCCTTGATACGTATTCCGCCTTGATCATCCCTGGGGCGATCAACTTCTCGTACATCTTCTTGATGCGACAGTTCTTCATCAACTTCCCGCGCGAGGTCGAGGAGGCTGCACAAGTCGATGGACTCAACCGGTTCCAGACGTTTTGGCGAATCGTCTTCCCGATGGCACGCGCCTCGGTCGCAACGCAAGCAGTTTTCGTCTTCCTTGGGTTCTGGAACGAGTTCTTGAAACCATTGCTCTACATCACGTCACCTGAGAAATATACATTGACGCTTGGACTACAGTCGTTCCAAAGTCAGAACGCAACACAATGGAACTACATCATGGCGGCCTCGGTCGTCAGCATCATACCTATCATCATTCTGTACATCATGCTGAACAAGTACTTCATGCAGGGATTACGGATTGGTGGGGACAAATAA
- the pgmB gene encoding beta-phosphoglucomutase, whose amino-acid sequence MKAFIFDLDGVITDSAEYHYLAWKALGEDLGIPIDREFNETLKGVSRTESLERILRLGHRENDFSLEEKEKLATKKNSHYVSLIAKITSADILPGIETFLSELREAGYKIGMASASKNAQMVTRQLGLLHAFDHIVDAATVMDSKPHPEVFLKAAEALAVDPKDCIGVEDAVAGIEAIRAAGMFAVGIGERNVLIEADIVFTDTRDLTLENVLTRI is encoded by the coding sequence ATGAAAGCTTTCATTTTTGATTTGGATGGTGTCATCACGGATAGCGCAGAATATCATTACTTGGCGTGGAAAGCGCTCGGGGAAGATCTCGGCATACCGATTGATCGCGAATTCAACGAGACGCTCAAGGGCGTCAGTCGGACTGAGTCGCTTGAACGCATCCTCCGCCTCGGACATCGTGAGAATGATTTCTCTTTAGAAGAGAAAGAAAAACTCGCTACGAAAAAGAATTCACATTATGTATCACTCATCGCAAAGATCACGAGTGCAGACATATTACCTGGCATCGAGACATTTTTGTCAGAGCTAAGAGAGGCAGGTTATAAGATTGGGATGGCATCCGCCTCAAAGAATGCTCAAATGGTGACACGCCAACTCGGTCTTCTCCACGCGTTTGATCATATCGTCGATGCAGCGACAGTCATGGATTCAAAGCCACATCCAGAAGTATTCTTGAAGGCGGCCGAAGCGTTGGCTGTCGATCCGAAGGACTGTATCGGCGTCGAGGATGCGGTCGCCGGGATTGAAGCCATCCGTGCAGCAGGAATGTTTGCGGTAGGGATCGGGGAACGGAATGTATTGATTGAAGCGGATATCGTGTTCACAGATACAAGAGACCTTACGCTCGAAAATGTCTTAACACGGATTTAA
- a CDS encoding glycoside hydrolase family 13 protein has product MKRTWWKEAVVYQVYWRSFLDTNGDGYGDLEGVRRKLPYIKELGADVIWLNPFYVSPDKDNGYDIADYYSIMDKAGTMEDFERLLEEAHAIGLKIILDLVVNHTSDQHAWFLEAKTSIDSPKRDYYIWHDPINNKEPNNWRSYFAPSCWEYEEESGQYYYHSFAVEQPDLNWENEDLRNEIYAMMRFWLDMGIDGFRMDVINLLAKRKDLSNVENPYELSYLANNPGIHDYLQEMHEQVLRHYDCMTVGEIPFVTPAEGALYVDEARHELDTLFHFQIADEMPTWDMLRFKEIQREWYEGLKGRGWNSQFLNNHDHTRQVTRYGNDKEHRIASAKMLATLTHTLPGMPYIYQGEEIGMTGVSFESIDDYQDIAMRNRYYEEVEKGRAADEVLTSLQLLSRDNSRTPMQWNNQAESGFTDGVPWMTVNSNYVELNVEKDLRRGDSVFRYYQKLIQLRKSNDALVYGDFKDLLPEHPVVHAYERRLDEDKFVIVLNHSDEDVVLPLSLDIRSSVLQNVLNETDTLRPYETRIYKMNETTHNLNSPRSL; this is encoded by the coding sequence ATGAAGCGCACATGGTGGAAAGAAGCCGTCGTGTATCAAGTGTACTGGCGAAGCTTCTTGGATACGAATGGCGATGGGTATGGTGATTTAGAAGGTGTCCGTCGGAAGTTGCCTTATATTAAAGAGCTCGGAGCTGATGTGATATGGCTCAATCCGTTTTATGTATCACCAGACAAGGATAATGGATATGACATCGCTGACTATTACAGCATCATGGATAAGGCAGGGACGATGGAAGATTTTGAACGGTTGCTAGAAGAAGCCCATGCAATCGGACTTAAAATAATTCTGGACCTCGTCGTGAACCATACGTCGGACCAACACGCTTGGTTTTTAGAAGCAAAAACCTCGATCGATTCACCAAAACGGGATTATTACATTTGGCACGACCCGATTAATAATAAGGAACCTAACAATTGGCGTTCCTACTTCGCTCCTTCCTGTTGGGAGTACGAGGAAGAGAGTGGACAGTATTACTATCATTCGTTCGCCGTCGAACAACCCGATCTCAACTGGGAGAACGAGGACTTACGGAACGAAATCTATGCGATGATGCGATTCTGGCTTGATATGGGCATCGATGGTTTCCGGATGGATGTCATCAACCTGCTAGCGAAACGAAAAGACTTATCGAACGTCGAGAATCCATACGAACTCAGTTACCTGGCGAACAATCCTGGCATCCATGATTATCTTCAAGAGATGCACGAGCAGGTACTCCGTCACTATGACTGCATGACGGTCGGTGAGATCCCGTTCGTGACGCCAGCCGAGGGAGCACTCTATGTCGACGAGGCACGTCACGAACTCGACACCTTGTTCCATTTTCAGATCGCTGACGAGATGCCGACGTGGGACATGCTTCGTTTCAAGGAAATTCAACGAGAATGGTATGAAGGATTGAAAGGACGCGGATGGAACTCGCAGTTCCTGAACAATCACGATCATACGCGTCAGGTGACGCGTTACGGCAATGATAAGGAACATCGGATAGCATCCGCGAAGATGCTCGCGACACTCACCCATACGCTTCCCGGGATGCCGTACATCTATCAAGGGGAGGAAATCGGCATGACAGGTGTCAGCTTTGAATCCATTGATGATTATCAAGATATCGCCATGAGGAACCGTTATTACGAGGAAGTCGAGAAAGGACGAGCGGCCGATGAGGTGTTGACGAGCTTACAACTTCTTAGCCGTGACAATTCTAGGACGCCGATGCAATGGAACAATCAAGCTGAGTCTGGCTTCACGGATGGGGTTCCATGGATGACCGTCAATTCGAATTATGTTGAGCTGAACGTCGAGAAGGACTTACGTCGAGGGGACTCTGTGTTCCGCTATTATCAAAAGCTGATTCAACTTAGGAAATCTAATGATGCACTGGTATATGGAGACTTTAAAGATTTATTGCCAGAACATCCTGTCGTCCATGCGTATGAGCGTCGCCTCGACGAAGATAAGTTCGTGATCGTCTTGAATCATTCGGACGAGGATGTGGTACTCCCGTTATCACTAGACATTCGAAGCAGCGTCTTACAAAATGTATTAAATGAAACAGATACTTTAAGACCCTATGAAACTAGAATTTATAAAATGAATGAAACAACCCACAATCTAAACAGCCCTAGATCCTTATGA
- a CDS encoding DUF350 domain-containing protein translates to MTFSDLFLSTLSYIGVATVLLAIGVVLFEVTTKSKELELIRNGKKAAVYAFGGRILGLAIVLYSSISNSVSILDMVLWGALAIVLQIVLFYLADLLIPRLSMTKEIDANNEAVGLLLLFLSISIGLIIAGSLTY, encoded by the coding sequence ATGACATTCAGTGATCTATTCCTTTCAACGCTCTCGTATATCGGTGTCGCGACCGTACTCCTTGCAATCGGTGTCGTTCTGTTCGAGGTGACGACGAAATCGAAGGAACTCGAACTTATCCGTAACGGGAAGAAAGCGGCCGTCTACGCCTTCGGTGGACGTATTCTTGGTCTCGCCATCGTCCTCTATTCGAGTATCTCGAACTCCGTCAGCATTCTCGATATGGTGTTATGGGGCGCACTCGCGATCGTCTTACAAATCGTCTTATTCTATCTCGCGGATTTACTAATCCCACGTTTGAGCATGACGAAAGAGATTGATGCGAACAATGAAGCAGTCGGCTTGCTGCTCCTCTTCTTATCGATTTCGATCGGTTTGATCATTGCGGGATCGCTTACATATTAA
- a CDS encoding GGDEF domain-containing protein, translated as MKSILFDVLHNVTLLMAGFYLLGKLSPLPITRESPWLTRVLYGLALSVISLLLMQMTIEAAPGVMVDLRHIPVVVAAYFGGAIPTTIVTIAIIIYRFSLGTNLAAFTAFGFIVAIALGTSLIVREMPPYAKRTFTLVTLYATALHALVLWIVLPKQILLLEVMAVVIPASFVSSWLALLIIRDIRLTKQSLRMLRQKAQLDFLTGLNNSRAFNEYFTDVKQRLILTKQSVVLLTIDIDHFKQVNDTYGHEAGDEVLRQFANRLRDGVAESGYLSRNGGEEFSVLFESVPLAEVLPLAEQLRERIASSPFRLATTELPLTASFGLAAYDETTLQIDDLLLDADAALYQAKQQGRNQVVLFSPNAESAVSFQE; from the coding sequence ATGAAAAGCATCCTTTTTGACGTCTTGCATAACGTGACGCTATTAATGGCTGGTTTCTATCTGCTCGGAAAATTATCACCGCTCCCGATCACCCGTGAATCCCCATGGCTGACACGCGTATTGTACGGTCTTGCTCTAAGTGTCATCTCGTTACTACTCATGCAGATGACGATTGAAGCGGCACCTGGCGTCATGGTTGATTTGCGTCATATTCCGGTCGTCGTCGCTGCCTACTTTGGTGGCGCCATCCCGACAACGATCGTGACGATTGCAATCATCATCTATCGTTTCAGTTTAGGAACGAATCTAGCAGCCTTCACCGCATTCGGCTTCATTGTCGCCATTGCTTTAGGAACGAGCTTAATCGTTCGCGAAATGCCACCTTATGCAAAACGAACATTCACACTCGTGACGCTCTACGCGACGGCTTTACACGCTCTTGTCTTATGGATTGTCTTACCGAAACAGATTCTTCTACTTGAAGTGATGGCAGTCGTCATTCCTGCATCGTTCGTCAGTAGCTGGCTCGCCCTACTGATCATCCGCGATATTCGGTTGACCAAACAATCATTACGGATGCTTCGGCAAAAAGCGCAACTCGACTTTTTGACAGGATTGAACAATTCACGCGCCTTCAATGAATACTTCACGGATGTCAAACAGCGATTGATTCTAACCAAACAGTCGGTCGTGTTGTTGACGATCGACATTGATCATTTTAAACAGGTCAACGATACGTATGGACATGAGGCGGGCGACGAGGTGCTACGGCAGTTCGCCAATCGACTGCGCGATGGAGTGGCAGAAAGCGGGTATTTATCCCGTAACGGCGGTGAGGAGTTTTCAGTCCTGTTTGAGAGTGTTCCGCTTGCTGAAGTCCTACCTTTAGCAGAGCAATTACGTGAACGGATCGCTTCTAGTCCGTTCCGACTAGCGACGACAGAGCTACCGCTCACAGCATCGTTTGGTTTAGCCGCATACGATGAGACGACACTGCAAATCGACGATCTTCTACTGGATGCGGATGCTGCTCTCTATCAGGCAAAGCAACAAGGACGGAATCAAGTCGTCCTGTTTTCTCCTAATGCAGAATCTGCCGTCAGCTTTCAAGAATAA
- a CDS encoding GntP family permease — translation MELVIILLALSLLMFVAYRGFSVILFAPICALFAVLLTNPDWVLPFFSNIFMEKMVGFIKAYFPVFLLGAIFGKVVEMSGIAESIAKTIIRMIGAKRAILAIVLLGAILTYSGVSLFVVVFAVYPFAANLFREANIPKRLIPGTIALGAFTFTMDALPGTPQIQNVIPTTFFKTDIYAAPIMGTVGGLFILVVGMWYLESRKKKAHQAGEGYAGFEATAASAAPQMELKNEPEMTLETDRQPVYRQVLAFVPLVLVAVMNKVFTLSIPKWYPEGFDFSAIGLEAFGKIETPAVLAIWSVQMALLIGILAAMLYDFPKIKTNFQAGLNVSIGGALLAVMNTGAEYGFGGVIAALPGFKSVSSGISETFTNPLVNGAVTTTTLAGVTGSASGGMGIALSAMSDKYTQAITSGGVPPEVMHRVISMASGGMDTLPHNGAVITLLAVTGLTHRQSYKDIFMITILKTVTVFLMIGLYSLTGLY, via the coding sequence ATGGAACTTGTCATCATTCTTCTTGCCTTATCCTTATTGATGTTCGTTGCCTATCGTGGTTTTTCTGTCATCCTATTCGCGCCAATCTGTGCCTTGTTCGCCGTCTTACTGACGAACCCGGATTGGGTGTTACCTTTCTTCTCGAATATCTTCATGGAAAAGATGGTCGGCTTCATCAAGGCGTACTTCCCGGTCTTCCTCCTCGGGGCGATTTTCGGAAAAGTCGTTGAGATGTCCGGTATCGCGGAGTCAATCGCGAAGACGATCATCCGTATGATCGGTGCGAAGCGTGCCATTCTTGCTATCGTCTTACTCGGCGCCATTCTTACATATAGCGGCGTCAGCCTGTTCGTTGTCGTCTTCGCTGTTTATCCGTTCGCAGCGAACTTATTCCGTGAAGCAAACATCCCGAAACGCCTCATCCCGGGAACGATCGCCCTTGGTGCGTTCACGTTCACGATGGATGCCTTACCAGGAACACCTCAGATTCAAAACGTCATCCCAACGACGTTCTTCAAAACGGATATCTATGCTGCACCGATCATGGGAACGGTCGGTGGATTGTTCATCCTAGTCGTCGGCATGTGGTATCTCGAGTCACGTAAGAAAAAAGCCCATCAAGCAGGGGAAGGCTACGCTGGATTTGAAGCAACGGCGGCAAGTGCCGCACCGCAGATGGAGTTGAAGAACGAACCGGAAATGACACTTGAGACGGATCGTCAACCGGTCTATCGGCAAGTTCTTGCCTTCGTCCCACTCGTCCTCGTTGCCGTCATGAACAAAGTCTTCACACTCTCGATTCCGAAATGGTATCCGGAAGGATTCGATTTTTCAGCAATTGGTTTAGAGGCATTTGGAAAGATCGAGACGCCGGCGGTTCTTGCGATCTGGTCCGTCCAAATGGCGTTATTGATCGGAATTCTCGCAGCGATGCTGTATGACTTCCCGAAGATCAAGACGAATTTCCAAGCTGGTTTGAACGTCAGTATCGGTGGCGCGCTTCTAGCGGTCATGAATACAGGTGCTGAGTATGGTTTCGGAGGCGTCATCGCCGCACTTCCTGGATTCAAGTCCGTCTCAAGCGGGATCTCAGAGACCTTTACGAATCCGCTCGTCAACGGAGCCGTCACGACGACAACACTAGCCGGCGTCACCGGTTCCGCATCGGGTGGAATGGGGATTGCGTTAAGTGCGATGTCGGATAAATATACGCAAGCCATCACATCAGGCGGCGTTCCACCGGAAGTCATGCACCGCGTCATCTCGATGGCGTCCGGCGGGATGGATACATTACCGCATAACGGTGCCGTCATCACGTTACTTGCCGTTACGGGGCTGACGCATCGTCAGTCGTATAAGGACATCTTCATGATTACGATTCTCAAGACAGTGACGGTCTTCTTGATGATCGGATTGTATAGCTTGACTGGTTTGTACTAA
- a CDS encoding CoA transferase subunit A, with translation MKQGKVYESFAEATADIFDGATLVVGGFGLCGIPEKSITALQEKGVKDLTVVSNNCGVDDFGLGLLLQTRQIKKMISSYVGENKTFEQQYLSGEIEVDLVPQGTLAERIRAGGAGIPGFYTPTGVGTPIAEGKEQKEFDGKTYLLEEGIVGDFAIVKAWKADRLGNLVFRKTSRNFNPIVATAGKVTIVEVEELVEVGELDPNEIHTPAVYVQRIVVGTDYEKRIERRTVREA, from the coding sequence ATGAAACAGGGGAAAGTATACGAATCATTCGCGGAAGCAACAGCAGACATCTTTGACGGGGCGACGCTAGTCGTAGGGGGCTTCGGACTCTGCGGAATCCCGGAAAAATCAATTACCGCGTTGCAAGAGAAGGGCGTCAAGGATTTGACGGTCGTCAGTAATAACTGTGGCGTCGATGACTTCGGACTCGGTCTCCTCTTGCAGACGCGACAAATCAAGAAGATGATTTCGTCGTATGTCGGGGAAAACAAGACGTTCGAGCAACAATACCTCAGTGGCGAGATTGAAGTCGATCTCGTCCCCCAAGGTACGCTTGCGGAACGTATCCGTGCCGGTGGAGCTGGCATTCCCGGTTTCTATACACCAACAGGCGTCGGGACACCGATTGCTGAAGGAAAGGAACAAAAAGAGTTCGACGGGAAGACGTATCTGCTCGAAGAAGGAATCGTCGGCGATTTTGCGATCGTCAAGGCATGGAAAGCAGATCGACTCGGGAATCTCGTTTTCCGAAAGACGTCACGCAACTTTAACCCGATCGTCGCGACAGCCGGAAAAGTAACGATCGTCGAAGTCGAAGAACTGGTCGAAGTCGGTGAACTCGATCCGAATGAGATCCATACACCTGCTGTCTACGTCCAGCGCATCGTCGTCGGAACGGATTATGAAAAACGCATCGAACGCCGGACTGTCCGGGAAGCTTGA
- a CDS encoding 3-oxoacid CoA-transferase subunit B gives MKTTREIIIERALQEVEDGMYVNLGIGIPTLIANAIPDDMHVMLQSENGLLGIGPYPLDHEVDADEINAGKETVTAQSGASYFDSAESFAMIRGGHIDLAILGGMEVDQNGDLANWMIPGKMVKGMGGAMDLVNGAKRVVIIMEHVNKHGESKVKQACTLPLTGRAVVNRLITDRAVFDFTPDGMVLIETLNGHTVEDVKQVTEARFTVSPELERVTVGE, from the coding sequence ATGAAAACGACACGAGAGATCATCATTGAACGCGCACTTCAGGAAGTTGAAGACGGGATGTATGTCAACCTCGGGATCGGGATTCCGACATTGATCGCCAATGCGATTCCGGACGATATGCATGTCATGCTGCAATCCGAAAATGGACTGCTTGGCATCGGACCGTATCCGCTTGATCATGAAGTCGATGCCGACGAAATCAATGCCGGTAAAGAAACGGTCACGGCACAATCCGGAGCTTCTTATTTCGACAGTGCCGAATCGTTCGCGATGATTCGCGGTGGGCACATTGACCTCGCGATTCTTGGTGGGATGGAGGTCGATCAAAACGGTGACCTCGCGAACTGGATGATTCCGGGCAAGATGGTCAAAGGCATGGGCGGAGCGATGGATCTTGTCAACGGAGCGAAACGCGTCGTCATCATCATGGAACATGTCAACAAACACGGCGAATCGAAAGTCAAACAAGCATGTACCTTGCCGTTAACAGGACGCGCCGTCGTCAACCGTCTGATTACGGATCGGGCCGTCTTTGATTTCACACCGGACGGAATGGTCTTGATCGAGACGCTGAATGGTCATACGGTCGAAGACGTCAAACAAGTCACGGAAGCACGATTCACGGTCAGTCCGGAACTCGAGCGCGTGACGGTAGGGGAGTGA
- a CDS encoding 3-hydroxybutyrate dehydrogenase yields MVQGDIVLVTGAGSGIGLEISKAFAAAGAKVVVTDVRAEAAEEAAAAIRADGHEAVGMTLNVTDEAQVEAVLKQTVEQFGRLDVLINNAGLQHVSPIEEFPTEKFELMIKIMLTAPFIAIKHAFPIMKEQGYGRILNMASINGLIGFAGKAAYNSAKHGLLGLTKVAALEGAEHGITVNAICPGYVDTPLVRNQMEDLAKTRHVELEKVLEEVIYPLVPQKRLLAVEEIADYALFLASRKAKGITGQANVLDGGYTIQ; encoded by the coding sequence ATGGTTCAAGGAGATATCGTACTCGTCACAGGTGCAGGAAGCGGCATCGGTCTTGAAATCTCAAAGGCGTTTGCTGCGGCAGGAGCGAAGGTCGTCGTAACGGACGTTCGCGCGGAAGCAGCAGAAGAGGCGGCGGCAGCGATTCGCGCAGACGGTCATGAAGCGGTCGGCATGACGCTCAACGTCACTGATGAAGCACAGGTCGAAGCTGTCTTGAAGCAGACGGTCGAACAGTTTGGTCGACTCGACGTCTTGATTAATAACGCGGGTCTTCAACACGTCTCACCAATTGAAGAGTTTCCGACTGAGAAATTCGAATTGATGATCAAGATCATGTTGACGGCGCCGTTCATCGCTATCAAACATGCCTTTCCGATCATGAAGGAACAAGGCTACGGACGGATTCTTAACATGGCATCAATCAATGGTTTAATCGGTTTTGCCGGGAAGGCGGCGTATAACTCGGCGAAGCATGGATTGCTCGGTCTGACGAAGGTCGCAGCCCTTGAAGGAGCAGAACACGGGATCACCGTTAACGCGATTTGCCCGGGGTATGTCGATACCCCACTTGTCCGCAATCAGATGGAAGACTTGGCGAAGACGCGTCACGTCGAGCTTGAGAAGGTACTTGAGGAAGTCATCTATCCGCTCGTTCCACAAAAACGGTTGCTCGCCGTCGAGGAAATCGCGGATTATGCATTGTTCCTTGCGAGCCGCAAAGCAAAAGGGATCACGGGACAAGCGAACGTACTCGATGGAGGATATACGATTCAATAA